From the Melopsittacus undulatus isolate bMelUnd1 unplaced genomic scaffold, bMelUnd1.mat.Z mat_scaffold_173_arrow_ctg1, whole genome shotgun sequence genome, one window contains:
- the LOC117438362 gene encoding uncharacterized protein, producing MESPMAVERQAEPSSAPFTKAADEAGEVMVSPVPGDYQQEAGRAVVSPAQHEEEVLAAVTMIPGAESGISYLAPGADDEGEAAASPLSQGSQPQEEPAAFPEENDEEAKQELECVSDKELSQGEALTMYNICVSPLVPELFQDAQADIHLECSIRSNVGTNATSEVAHRQPEEAPQGSPSQASSHHGITLPRVPYLERFQPVAIQQAQQDQAFGAAEEDLPGQSS from the exons ATGGAGAGCCCTATGGCTGTAGAGcgtcaggcagagcccagctcagcccctttcaccaaagctgcagatgaggctggagaagtcaTGGTTTCTCCCGTGCCTGGAGATTATCAACAGGAGGCCGGCAGAGCTGTTGTCTCCCCAGCACAacatgaggaggaagttctggctgcagtgacgatgatccctggggcagagtcTGGGATATCTTACCTTGCACCTGGAGCAGatgatgaaggagaagcagcagcttcacctttGAGTCAGGGCTCGCAGCCCCAG GAGGAGCCAGCGGCCTTCCCTGAGGAGAACGATGAGGAGGCCAAGCAGGAATTGGAATGTGTTAGTGACAAAGAGCTGTCCCAAGGGGAAGCCCTCACCATGTACAACATCTGCGTCAGCCCTTTGgtgccagagctcttccaggacGCCCAAGCAGACATCCATCTGGAATGCAGCATCCGCAGCAATGTGGGCACAAATGCGAcatcagag gtggctcacaggcagcctgaggaagCGCCGCAGGGCAGCCCGAGCCAGGCGTCGTCCCACCATGGGATCACGCTGCCACGGGTGCCCTACCTGGAGAGGTTTCAGCCTGTCGCCATCCAGCAGGCACAG CAAGATCAAGCCTTCGGAGCAGCCGAAGAGGATCTGCCTGGTCAGAGCTCCTGA